In Lytechinus variegatus isolate NC3 chromosome 12, Lvar_3.0, whole genome shotgun sequence, a single window of DNA contains:
- the LOC121425105 gene encoding ATP-dependent RNA helicase SUPV3L1, mitochondrial-like isoform X2, with amino-acid sequence MSSKYGRPYSIVRTFRCLSCAQRTLPAVPRTILNGTLDSHHAATPGSGIHSVRRRSFLFAANSGGACLESRRPAFTPSPGICRSFSDKDDKNVRALFIPVPVKPANNPDDINIGEELGANLKNKKDELMKILTKFSKRPTIQRLAEEEGLDDNLFHQSFMSFRKYITEVESLEPDLHIILSDILVGAGHIDDIFPYFIRHARQIFPALDCMDDLKKISDLTDPAQWYPEARAIERKVVFHAGPTNSGKTYHALERFSNAKSGVYCGPLKLLASEVHKKTNDRGIMCDLVTGEERKYAHPDSIPSPHVACTVEMTSVSQPYEIAVIDEIQMLRDPSRGWAWTRALLGVNAKEIHLCGEPAAIDLVKELTLSTGDELEIRHYKRLTSLQILDQPLGNLENVKPGDCIVAFSKNDLYSISRQLEAMGKECAVIYGSLPPGAKLSQAAKFNDPDDPCKILVATDAIGMGLNLSIKRVIFNSLIRPYINEKGEKEMDRLTTSQALQIAGRAGRYGTQFEEGEATTFHADDLPLLKEILACPVEKIEAGGLHPTAEQIELFAYHLPDATLSNLIDIFITLSQVEKNYFVCNVDDFKFLADMIQHVPLHLRARYVFCCAPINRKLPFICTMFLKFARQYSRNQPITFDWFCRSVGWPLAVPKNIRDLMHLEAVHDVMDLYLWLSYRFMDMFPDTALIQDVQAELDDIIQMGVINITKLIRASETRSNGMTSLPDPDIEQKKTHGKIGVAASKDHSEGGADSVTGHRKSRDSYKGSHTKPRQRPHTMDGEGQSRDDLSQKLGGLSGRLSQELVKQGLLSEDMLEKLQAEWKEASRKTRLDFDREDFDDGSGSESPGRSSGRSRRKQTKRKK; translated from the exons atgtCTAGTAAATATGGTCGGCCATATTCCATTGTCAGGACATTTCGTTGTTTGTCTTGTGCTCAACGAACACTTCCAGCAGTACCACGAACGATTTTGAACGGAACGTTGGACTCTCACCATGCCGCAACTCCGGGGTCAGGGATCCACTCCGTCCGTCGTCGATCATTTTTATTCGCGGCGAATTCGGGAGGAGCTTGTCTGGAGAGCCGGCGACCGGCGTTTACACCTTCGCCTGGGATATGTCGGAGTTTTTCAGACAAGGATGACAAGAATGTTAGAGCATTGTTTATTCCTGTTCCTGTTAAACCTGCTAATAATCCAGATGACATTAACATCGGCGAAGAGCTTGGTGCAAATTTGAagaataagaaag ATGAATTGATGAAGATTCTCACAAAGTTTTCAAAAAGGCCAACTATCCAGAGGCTTGCTGAAGAAGAAGGATTAGATG ATAACCTCTTTCATCAAAGTTTCATGAGCTTCAGGAAATACATCACAGAGGTGGAGTCTCTGGAGCCTGATCTGCATATTATTCTTAGTGACATTCTGGTAGGGGCGGGGCATATAGATGACATCTTTCCTTACTTCATACGCCATGCCCGCCAGATCTTCCCTGCCCTGGACTGCATGGACGATCTAAAAAAGATCAGTGACCTCACAGACCCAGCCCAATG GTACCCTGAGGCTAGAGCTATTGAAAGGAAGGTTGTATTCCATGCAGGACCTACTAACAGTGGTAAGACATACCATGCCTTAGAGAGATTCAGCAACGCAAAGTCTGGAGTCTACTGTGGTCCACTGAAGCTGCTGGCCAGTGAAGTACACAAGAAGACTAATGATAGG GGTATCATGTGTGACTTGGTAACAGGAGAGGAGAGGAAGTATGCTCACCCAGACTCGATTCCTTCACCTCATGTGGCATGTACAGTAGAGATGACCAGTGTTTCCCAACCAT aTGAGATAGCAGTCATTGATGAAATCCAGATGTTAAGAGACCCTTCCAGAGGTTGGGCATGGACAAGAGCTTTACTTG GAGTTAATGCCAAGGAGATTCATCTATGCGGAGAGCCAGCCGCTATTGATCTTGTCAAAGAACTCACTCTATCAACGGGTGATGAGCTTGAGATACGACATTACAAAAGGCTGACATCGCTACAAATCTTGGATCAACCATTAG GAAACCTTGAGAATGTGAAACCAGGTGATTGTATTGTTGCATTCAGTAAGAATGATTTATATTCAATCAGTAGACAGTTAGAAGCTATGGGAAAGGAGTGTGCTGTTATCTATGGATCATTACCACCAG GTGCCAAACTGAGTCAAGCAgcaaagttcaatgaccctgATGACCCCTGTAAGATACTGGTTGCCACCGATGCTATTGGAATGGGGCTCAATCT GAGTATTAAGAGAGTTATCTTTAACAGTCTAATCAGGCCATACATTAATgagaaaggagagaaagagatggaTAGACTGACTACATCACAG GCGCTTCAGATAGCTGGTAGAGCAGGGAGATATGGTACTCAGTTTGAGGAAGGGGAAGCTACCACCTTCCATGCTGATGATTTACCCCTCCTCAAAGAGATTCTAGCTTGTCCTGTCGAGAAGATAGAAGCAGGTGGTCTACACCCTACAGCTGAACAGATTGAACTCTTCGCCTATCATCTACCTGATGCAACTCTATCAAATCTCATT GATATCTTCATCACTCTATCTCAAGTAGAGAAGAATTACTTTGTATGCAATGTAGATGACTTCAAGTTTTTAGCTGATATGATTCAACATGTTCCTCTTCATCTACGAGCCAGATACGTCTTCTGCTGTGCCCCTATCAACAGGAAACTACCTTTCATCTGTACAATGTTCCTCAAG TTTGCAAGACAGTATAGTAGAAACCAACCTATCACCTTTGACTGGTTCTGTCGATCCGTTGGATGGCCTCTAGCAGTCCCTAAGAACATCCGTGATCTGATGCATCTAGAAGCAGTTCATGATGTCATGGATCTATATCTATGGTTAAG CTATCGATTCATGGACATGTTCCCAGACACCGCCCTCATACAGGACGTCCAAGCCGAGCTAGATGATATCATTCAGATGGGTGTGATTAATATCACCAAGTTAATCAGAGCCAGTGAGACCAGGTCTAACGGGATGACGTCATTACCAGATCCTGATATAGAACAGAAAAAGACCCATGGAAAGATCGGTG TGGCTGCATCAAAAGACCATTCTGAAGGAGGAGCAGACAGTGTCACTGGTCACAGGAAATCAAGAGATTCCTACAAAGGTAGCCACACCAAGCCTCGTCAAAGACCCCATACCATGGACGGGGAAGGTCAGTCGAGAGATGACCTGTCTCAGAAGCTTGGTGGACTGTCTGGACGATTGAGCCAGGAGCTGGTCAAACAAGGTTTACTGTCCGAGGACATGCTGGAGAAGCTACAAGCGGAATGGAAGGAAGCGAGCCGCAAGACAAGATTGGACTTTGATAGGGAGGATTTTGATGATGGCAGCGGGAGTGAAAGCCCTGGAAGGTCTAGTGGTAGGTCAAGGAGGAAACAGACTAAACGGAAGAAATGA
- the LOC121425105 gene encoding ATP-dependent RNA helicase SUPV3L1, mitochondrial-like isoform X1 encodes MSSKYGRPYSIVRTFRCLSCAQRTLPAVPRTILNGTLDSHHAATPGSGIHSVRRRSFLFAANSGGACLESRRPAFTPSPGICRSFSDKDDKNVRALFIPVPVKPANNPDDINIGEELGANLKNKKDELMKILTKFSKRPTIQRLAEEEGLDDNLFHQSFMSFRKYITEVESLEPDLHIILSDILVGAGHIDDIFPYFIRHARQIFPALDCMDDLKKISDLTDPAQWYPEARAIERKVVFHAGPTNSGKTYHALERFSNAKSGVYCGPLKLLASEVHKKTNDRGIMCDLVTGEERKYAHPDSIPSPHVACTVEMTSVSQPYEIAVIDEIQMLRDPSRGWAWTRALLGVNAKEIHLCGEPAAIDLVKELTLSTGDELEIRHYKRLTSLQILDQPLGNLENVKPGDCIVAFSKNDLYSISRQLEAMGKECAVIYGSLPPGAKLSQAAKFNDPDDPCKILVATDAIGMGLNLSIKRVIFNSLIRPYINEKGEKEMDRLTTSQALQIAGRAGRYGTQFEEGEATTFHADDLPLLKEILACPVEKIEAGGLHPTAEQIELFAYHLPDATLSNLIDIFITLSQVEKNYFVCNVDDFKFLADMIQHVPLHLRARYVFCCAPINRKLPFICTMFLKFARQYSRNQPITFDWFCRSVGWPLAVPKNIRDLMHLEAVHDVMDLYLWLSYRFMDMFPDTALIQDVQAELDDIIQMGVINITKLIRASETRSNGMTSLPDPDIEQKKTHGKIGEVAASKDHSEGGADSVTGHRKSRDSYKGSHTKPRQRPHTMDGEGQSRDDLSQKLGGLSGRLSQELVKQGLLSEDMLEKLQAEWKEASRKTRLDFDREDFDDGSGSESPGRSSGRSRRKQTKRKK; translated from the exons atgtCTAGTAAATATGGTCGGCCATATTCCATTGTCAGGACATTTCGTTGTTTGTCTTGTGCTCAACGAACACTTCCAGCAGTACCACGAACGATTTTGAACGGAACGTTGGACTCTCACCATGCCGCAACTCCGGGGTCAGGGATCCACTCCGTCCGTCGTCGATCATTTTTATTCGCGGCGAATTCGGGAGGAGCTTGTCTGGAGAGCCGGCGACCGGCGTTTACACCTTCGCCTGGGATATGTCGGAGTTTTTCAGACAAGGATGACAAGAATGTTAGAGCATTGTTTATTCCTGTTCCTGTTAAACCTGCTAATAATCCAGATGACATTAACATCGGCGAAGAGCTTGGTGCAAATTTGAagaataagaaag ATGAATTGATGAAGATTCTCACAAAGTTTTCAAAAAGGCCAACTATCCAGAGGCTTGCTGAAGAAGAAGGATTAGATG ATAACCTCTTTCATCAAAGTTTCATGAGCTTCAGGAAATACATCACAGAGGTGGAGTCTCTGGAGCCTGATCTGCATATTATTCTTAGTGACATTCTGGTAGGGGCGGGGCATATAGATGACATCTTTCCTTACTTCATACGCCATGCCCGCCAGATCTTCCCTGCCCTGGACTGCATGGACGATCTAAAAAAGATCAGTGACCTCACAGACCCAGCCCAATG GTACCCTGAGGCTAGAGCTATTGAAAGGAAGGTTGTATTCCATGCAGGACCTACTAACAGTGGTAAGACATACCATGCCTTAGAGAGATTCAGCAACGCAAAGTCTGGAGTCTACTGTGGTCCACTGAAGCTGCTGGCCAGTGAAGTACACAAGAAGACTAATGATAGG GGTATCATGTGTGACTTGGTAACAGGAGAGGAGAGGAAGTATGCTCACCCAGACTCGATTCCTTCACCTCATGTGGCATGTACAGTAGAGATGACCAGTGTTTCCCAACCAT aTGAGATAGCAGTCATTGATGAAATCCAGATGTTAAGAGACCCTTCCAGAGGTTGGGCATGGACAAGAGCTTTACTTG GAGTTAATGCCAAGGAGATTCATCTATGCGGAGAGCCAGCCGCTATTGATCTTGTCAAAGAACTCACTCTATCAACGGGTGATGAGCTTGAGATACGACATTACAAAAGGCTGACATCGCTACAAATCTTGGATCAACCATTAG GAAACCTTGAGAATGTGAAACCAGGTGATTGTATTGTTGCATTCAGTAAGAATGATTTATATTCAATCAGTAGACAGTTAGAAGCTATGGGAAAGGAGTGTGCTGTTATCTATGGATCATTACCACCAG GTGCCAAACTGAGTCAAGCAgcaaagttcaatgaccctgATGACCCCTGTAAGATACTGGTTGCCACCGATGCTATTGGAATGGGGCTCAATCT GAGTATTAAGAGAGTTATCTTTAACAGTCTAATCAGGCCATACATTAATgagaaaggagagaaagagatggaTAGACTGACTACATCACAG GCGCTTCAGATAGCTGGTAGAGCAGGGAGATATGGTACTCAGTTTGAGGAAGGGGAAGCTACCACCTTCCATGCTGATGATTTACCCCTCCTCAAAGAGATTCTAGCTTGTCCTGTCGAGAAGATAGAAGCAGGTGGTCTACACCCTACAGCTGAACAGATTGAACTCTTCGCCTATCATCTACCTGATGCAACTCTATCAAATCTCATT GATATCTTCATCACTCTATCTCAAGTAGAGAAGAATTACTTTGTATGCAATGTAGATGACTTCAAGTTTTTAGCTGATATGATTCAACATGTTCCTCTTCATCTACGAGCCAGATACGTCTTCTGCTGTGCCCCTATCAACAGGAAACTACCTTTCATCTGTACAATGTTCCTCAAG TTTGCAAGACAGTATAGTAGAAACCAACCTATCACCTTTGACTGGTTCTGTCGATCCGTTGGATGGCCTCTAGCAGTCCCTAAGAACATCCGTGATCTGATGCATCTAGAAGCAGTTCATGATGTCATGGATCTATATCTATGGTTAAG CTATCGATTCATGGACATGTTCCCAGACACCGCCCTCATACAGGACGTCCAAGCCGAGCTAGATGATATCATTCAGATGGGTGTGATTAATATCACCAAGTTAATCAGAGCCAGTGAGACCAGGTCTAACGGGATGACGTCATTACCAGATCCTGATATAGAACAGAAAAAGACCCATGGAAAGATCGGTG AAGTGGCTGCATCAAAAGACCATTCTGAAGGAGGAGCAGACAGTGTCACTGGTCACAGGAAATCAAGAGATTCCTACAAAGGTAGCCACACCAAGCCTCGTCAAAGACCCCATACCATGGACGGGGAAGGTCAGTCGAGAGATGACCTGTCTCAGAAGCTTGGTGGACTGTCTGGACGATTGAGCCAGGAGCTGGTCAAACAAGGTTTACTGTCCGAGGACATGCTGGAGAAGCTACAAGCGGAATGGAAGGAAGCGAGCCGCAAGACAAGATTGGACTTTGATAGGGAGGATTTTGATGATGGCAGCGGGAGTGAAAGCCCTGGAAGGTCTAGTGGTAGGTCAAGGAGGAAACAGACTAAACGGAAGAAATGA